From one Musa acuminata AAA Group cultivar baxijiao chromosome BXJ2-6, Cavendish_Baxijiao_AAA, whole genome shotgun sequence genomic stretch:
- the LOC135615811 gene encoding uncharacterized protein LOC135615811 isoform X1, with amino-acid sequence MEGSESVLEAIFQEPAFGGPEEILDDDDDGGIEEEGKEDVEMVDAETLEPGGGGGSAAGLAGGDTPQTEGGSGIQSRGRNGSRGRGKKKNRRKRKGGGGVGGGGGGGATSSIADINRFVIETCRHLKEHKSYLLWNAIGCLGVSVVKDLVKELQMQVDAIQHCGGQKTADGRRFRTGGGILWNILKTREPKAYKEIMSKGREFEKQFKESKAKMRRSNEAPVSDTSIPNEAEVSDNSERGAYAEKKLESSESKTQHKKLMDRMRVPVSYEDLLEEGEIC; translated from the exons ATGGAGGGAAGCGAGAGCGTATTGGAAGCCATATTCCAAGAACCGGCCTTCGGAGGACCGGAAGAAATcctagacgacgacgacgatggcggAATCGAAGAGGAGGGTAAGGAGGACGTCGAGATGGTCGACGCCGAAACCCTAGAACCCGGCGGCGGAGGTGGATCGGCCGCTGGCTTGGCTGGAGGCGACACTCCGCAGACCGAGGGCGGATCTGGAATCCAGAGCCGCGGTCGAAACGGCTCTAGGGGCCGTGGCAAGAAGAAGAATCGCCGGAAGAGGAAGGGTGGTGGAggcgtcggcggcggcggcggcggcggtgctaCTTCCAGTATCGCCGACATCAATAG GTTTGTGATAGAAACATGCAGGCATTTAAAGGAGCACAAGTCATACTTACTCTGGAATGCTATTGGTTGTCTTGGTGTTTCTGTTGTCAAAGATCTTGTTAAGGAG TTGCAAATGCAGGTGGATGCCATCCAGCATTGTGGTGGCCAGAAGACTGCTGATGGACGGCGCTTCCGCACAGGAGGTGGAATTTTGTGGAATATTCTGAAAACTCGTGAACCAAAGGCATACAAGGAAATCATGAGCAAGGGCAGGGAATTCGAG AaacaattcaaggaatcaaaagctAAGATGAGACGTAGCAATGAGGCACCAGTTTCCGACACAAGTATACCCAATGAGGCAGAAGTATCAGACAATTCTGAGCGTGGTGCATATGCCGAGAAGAAACTTGAATCATCAGAATCCAAGACACAGCACAAGAAATTGATGGATAGGATGCGAGTTCCAGTTTCATACGAAGATCTGCTCGAGGAGGGTGAGATATGTTAA
- the LOC135615811 gene encoding uncharacterized protein LOC135615811 isoform X2 codes for MEGSESVLEAIFQEPAFGGPEEILDDDDDGGIEEEGKEDVEMVDAETLEPGGGGGSAAGLAGGDTPQTEGGSGIQSRGRNGSRGRGKKKNRRKRKGGGGVGGGGGGGATSSIADINRFVIETCRHLKEHKSYLLWNAIGCLGVSVVKDLVKEVDAIQHCGGQKTADGRRFRTGGGILWNILKTREPKAYKEIMSKGREFEKQFKESKAKMRRSNEAPVSDTSIPNEAEVSDNSERGAYAEKKLESSESKTQHKKLMDRMRVPVSYEDLLEEGEIC; via the exons ATGGAGGGAAGCGAGAGCGTATTGGAAGCCATATTCCAAGAACCGGCCTTCGGAGGACCGGAAGAAATcctagacgacgacgacgatggcggAATCGAAGAGGAGGGTAAGGAGGACGTCGAGATGGTCGACGCCGAAACCCTAGAACCCGGCGGCGGAGGTGGATCGGCCGCTGGCTTGGCTGGAGGCGACACTCCGCAGACCGAGGGCGGATCTGGAATCCAGAGCCGCGGTCGAAACGGCTCTAGGGGCCGTGGCAAGAAGAAGAATCGCCGGAAGAGGAAGGGTGGTGGAggcgtcggcggcggcggcggcggcggtgctaCTTCCAGTATCGCCGACATCAATAG GTTTGTGATAGAAACATGCAGGCATTTAAAGGAGCACAAGTCATACTTACTCTGGAATGCTATTGGTTGTCTTGGTGTTTCTGTTGTCAAAGATCTTGTTAAGGAG GTGGATGCCATCCAGCATTGTGGTGGCCAGAAGACTGCTGATGGACGGCGCTTCCGCACAGGAGGTGGAATTTTGTGGAATATTCTGAAAACTCGTGAACCAAAGGCATACAAGGAAATCATGAGCAAGGGCAGGGAATTCGAG AaacaattcaaggaatcaaaagctAAGATGAGACGTAGCAATGAGGCACCAGTTTCCGACACAAGTATACCCAATGAGGCAGAAGTATCAGACAATTCTGAGCGTGGTGCATATGCCGAGAAGAAACTTGAATCATCAGAATCCAAGACACAGCACAAGAAATTGATGGATAGGATGCGAGTTCCAGTTTCATACGAAGATCTGCTCGAGGAGGGTGAGATATGTTAA
- the LOC135585884 gene encoding ELF3-like protein 2 codes for MKGAEEEKVMGPLFPRLHVNDAEKGGPRAPPRNKMALYELLSIPSQRLNLASSTLSLPPHSSSDLSPSFSPSKGCDHQRIMLSPLYISPQVSFHSAEIVKSCTPDETNGIPTRMEFKRKFMKQVSSGNLFGTGSVAECSPLRPHSLSVNISGGKIMVDVDDMDDNIDHSGILASSKRDTHMTDPGKSTTLNSQQLQKIPSARINSSVQFPKSNKTPSQQTDIACMKSKNSNRIHIGKIPKETSTIEEPKETSTIGEPKEAKEKLSHTTGERSNSPKDSLARDDTISLHLTEKSTNGDTVLCHGNGDQSGTQRLNDISVINDGEAMKTRSQLCYKALPGKGHRATDISGNCHKEDSAKKNGLLEFRDLERKDDASEPLMVGTVSGLVISPDDIVGVIGSKHFWKARRAIINQQKDFAVQVFELHRVIKVQKLISASPHLLLEGNPYLSKCSVKPPNKTLPRCNTNPRPEEFRPKDGLQNPKQNKEQPADNIAGVSALPACEDGSKGGPHGQVPKAGSNSGIPLPVPMAPDDKSRLLCFPPLGNQWLVPVMLPSEGLVYKPYTGPCPPTGGFMAPLYGRGTPLGASQVAGDFINPAFGVSASHQPPNLGILPGPSAIAPLYYPTPYGHQAWNPIISTSAVEQVSNLAGSQPNGQTGQHSRRSCNMSPIPRKEAFPGHVGKFQVSKNSEFQGSTVNSPSEKAQLEERDQFLLFPTAPGASSLNCSLQSNGTDSQTRVIKVVPHNSRSATESAARIFRSIQEGRQQHDS; via the exons ATGAAAGgggcggaggaggagaaggtCATGGGGCCTCTGTTTCCGAGGCTCCATGTGAATGATGCAGAGAAAGGGGGGCCGAGGGCGCCGCCGAGAAACAAGATGGCGTTGTATGAGCTGCTTAGTATCCCGTCTCAGAGGCTCAACTTGGCATCCTCCACCCTATCACTTCCTCCTCACAGCTCCAGCGACTTATCCCCTTCCTTTTCGCCAAGCAAG GGATGTGACCATCAAAGGATTATGCTTTCTCCATTGTACATTTCTCCTCAAGTGTCTTTTCATTCAGCAGAGATAGTTAAATCTTGTACGCCTGACGAAACAAATGGTATTCCAACGAGGATGGAGTTCAAGAGAAAATTTATGAAGCAAGTAAGTTCTGGAAATTTGTTCGGTACAGGATCAGTTGCTGAATGTAGCCCACTGAGACCACACAGCCTTAGTGTGAACATTTCTGGTGGGAAGATAATGGTTGATGTGGATGACATGGATGATAATATAGATCATTCGGGAATTCTTGCATCCTCGAAAAGAGATACACACATGACTGATCCAGGTAAGTCAACTACCTTAAATTCCCAGCAACTACAGAAGATTCCTTCTGCTAGGATCAATTCTTCGGTTCAGTTCCCAAAGTCAAACAAGACGCCCTCACAACAAACCGATATTGCTTGCATGAAATCAAAAAATTCTAATAGAATTCATATTGGAAAAATTCCTAAGGAAACTTCAACAATTGAAGAGCCCAAAGAAACTTCAACAATCGGAGAACCCAAAGAAGCCAAAGAAAAGTTATCCCATACAACTGGTGAGAGATCAAACAGTCCGAAAGATTCTTTAGCTAGAGATGATACAATCAGTTTGCATTTAACTGAGAAATCAACGAATGGCGATACAGTATTGTGTCATGGAAACGGTGATCAGAGTGGAACTCAGCGCTTGAATGATATTTCTGTTATTAATGATGGTGAGGCTATGAAGACCAGAAGTCAATTATGCTATAAAGCTTTACCTGGAAAAGGTCATAGAGCTACAGATATTTCTGGGAATTGCCACAAAGAGGACAGTGCAAAGAAAAATGGGTTATTGGAATTTAGAGATTTAGAAAGAAAAGATGATGCATCTGAGCCCTTAATGGTGGGCACAGTGTCCGGTTTGGTGATATCCCCAGATGATATTGTTGGAGTGATTGGTTCAAAGCATTTTTGGAAAGCCCGAAGAGCTATTATCAA TCAGCAAAAGGATTTTGCAGTACAAGTATTTGAGCTTCATAGGGTAATAAAG GTTCAGAAGTTGATATCTGCATCGCCACATTTGCTTCTTGAAGGCAATCCTTATTTAAGCAAATGTTCAGTAAAACCACCCAATAAGACCCTGCCTCGATGTAATACAAATCCTCGGCCTGAGGAATTTAGACCAAAAGATGGTCTTCAGAACCCAAAACAGAACAAGGAGCAGCCAGCTGATAACATTGCTGGAGTTTCAGCTCTCCCTGCATGTGAGGATGGGTCTAAAGGAGGTCCACATGGTCAAGTTCCAAAAGCAGGGTCCAACTCTGGTATTCCATTACCAGTGCCAATGGCTCCAGATGACAAGTCAAGACTGTTGTGTTTTCCTCCCCTGGGAAACCAATGGTTAGTTCCTGTAATGTTGCCTTCGGAAGGTCTTGTTTACAAGCCCTATACGGGACCTTGCCCACCAACTGGTGGCTTCATGGCCCCTCTTTATGGAAGAGGCACACCTCTTGGTGCATCTCAAGTGGCAGGAGACTTCATCAACCCAGCTTTTGGTGTTTCAGCATCTCATCAGCCACCAAACCTGGGTATTTTACCAGGTCCTTCGGCAATTGCACCCCTGTATTATCCCACACCTTATGGCCATCAAGCTTGGAACCCAATCATTTCTACCTCTGCAGTCGAACAGGTCAGCAATTTAGCTGGTTCACAGCCCAATGGACAAACTGGTCAGCATTCCAGGCGTTCATGTAACATGTCCCCCATTCCTAGGAAGGAAGCATTTCCTGGCCATGTTGGGAAGTTTCAGGTGTCAAAGAACAGTGAGTTTCAAGGAAGCACAGTGAACAGCCCCTCTGAGAAGGCACAACTAGAAGAAAGAGATCAATTTCTTCTATTTCCTACAGCTCCTGGAGCGAGCAGTCTTAATTGCTCATTACAATCCAATGGTACAGATAGCCAGACTCGTGTGATTAAGGTTGTGCCTCATAATTCTAGGTCTGCTACGGAGTCAGCTGCAAGGATTTTCCGGTCAATACAAGAAGGGAGGCAACAACATGACTCATGA